The genomic stretch CCGGGGAAGGCAAAGGGACGACCGGTCTCGCGACAGAAGGCGGCGTAGGCCCCGAGCGTCATCCCCATGTTCATCACGTTGCTCCGGGAATACCCGATGAGCGTATGAGGGCGATGGACGCTCCAGGTGAAGCCCTCGGCGGCAGCCGCCGCGAAGACTTCGTCTTCCAACGTGTAATAGAAGTTCGGAATATCGAGGCGAGGGATCGTCTCAAGGAACGGGGTCGGAGGAGGAGGGACCTGGGCATACATCTCAAACGGCCCGATGTAATGTTTCAGGCCGGTGACGAGGGCGAAGTGCTCGAGGGACTTCTTCGGGCGGAGGACGTTCAGGAGGTTCCGCATCATCGCGCCGTTGACCCGGATGTTTTCCGCCTCGGTGTCGTGGCGGGCCCACGTAGCGAAGAAGACGTGGGTGGGGCGGACGGCGGCGAGGGCCTGGCGGAGGGCGCCGGGATCGAGGAGATCGGCGGTGATGGGAATGAGGCCCTCGATTTCGACCGACGGACGGCGGGCGAGGCCGAAGGTTCTCCATCCCTGGGCGATCAAATGTTCGGCGAGACTATGGCCGACGATGCCCGTGGCACCGACGATGAGGGCCGTTTTGTCGTAGGCGGCCCGGTTTACTTTAGGTTTCATAAGGCGATAGTGAGTGGTTGGTTTCAGCGTTATGGAAGGTTTCGATTGCTTCCTTGCATCATCATATCGCACTTGGTATCGTTTTGTAAGATGGCACTATATAGTGCCGTAGTTACCAAAAGGATACCATGACCAATCAAATCGCCGCTGCGAAGAGCAAATGTCCCCTCACCGACCTGGTTGATATCATCGGAGGACGCTGGAAGGTGTTGGCGCTGTGGCGCCTGATCGATGGCTGCAAGCGTTTCACCGAACTGCGCCGAGCGATGCCCGGCGTGACGCAGAAGATGCTCACGCAGCAGCTCCGGCAGCTTGAGGAGGACGGCTTGGTGACTCGGAAGATCTATCCGCAGGTTCCGCCGAAGGTCGAATACCGCCTCACCAAGACGGGGGAGGAGCTATGTACGCTACTGGTGACGCTCGCCGATTGGGCAACACTCCATATGCCCGCTCTGGAGGCCGGAAAGGTCACTAAGAAGCGGATGACCGAAACCCAAGAAGTCATTGTCTAAAATGAGTGGGGTTAGTCGGAAGACTCCCCAGTGGCCAAGCTCGTCTAGAAATCCGTATGAACAAAGAGACCCCCTCCAAATCGCCAACCTTGGCAGAGAGCATCGCAGAAGGGCTGAACATGCATGGCTATCTCCTGCAGCAGGCTGTTCGACGCGAGATCCAAAAATATGAGGCGGATCAGAGGCGAACCTGGGGAGTCGATGCCTCGGAATTTCCTGTCACGGCCGCGGATGGCACCGAAACCAGAATTGATCTCGTTATTCAGTGGGAACCCCTCTCGTACATCAATCTATCCGTAGAATGCAAACGAGCATATCAGAAGCCATGGGTCTTCTGGGGCATGGAAAATCCAGCAAAAAGAGTGCCGATCAAGCGATTCTACATTGAACAAGTCACGCCGATCGCGGGAACTGCATACGATCACATGATTTGTTCCCTGCCGTCCCCTCGGGCTGCATACAATTTCTACCTTGAGATGAATCCTCCTCCTCGGGAAAAGTCGGAAAAAGCTTCAAACGCCGATTCAATCGAAAAAGCCTTTTCCCAATGCATCAGAGGACAAAGCGGGCTTTTCACACACGCCACTGAGAGAATGAAGTTGACTCGTTATTGCGTTCTTCCCGTCGTCCTAACGACAGCGAAGCTTTATTCGCTGAATCTCTCCTCCGACGATATCAGCCTTCATAACGGTTACGTCGATCATGCAAAGGTCGTTCCGGTGGAGGAGAAATTCGTAACCGTCAACTATCACGCCAGTAACTCGCTTAAGGCATTAGGGGCTCCAAAACCTAGCGACCTCACCCACTCAATCAGCCAGGCCATGCTTCGGAGCATCTTCGTAGCGAACGTCGAACATCTACCAGAGTTCCTCGACTTCCTCGCCGACAATGTAGTTCACCATATCGCAAGAACCTGATTGCTCTAGGAGAGGAAAAACCAGCCCCATAGAATGAGCGACAACAAAAGAAGCCCCAGCCGATTTCGCGAAGATCTTCTACTAGCTCTTCTGCCAAGCTTACTTCAAATCCTTTTAGCGGGCTTTTTGGTAACGGGTGCCGTGGAACTCTTTAAGCAAGAGTCGTCGTTTCGGCTAG from Verrucomicrobium sp. GAS474 encodes the following:
- a CDS encoding SDR family oxidoreductase; amino-acid sequence: MKPKVNRAAYDKTALIVGATGIVGHSLAEHLIAQGWRTFGLARRPSVEIEGLIPITADLLDPGALRQALAAVRPTHVFFATWARHDTEAENIRVNGAMMRNLLNVLRPKKSLEHFALVTGLKHYIGPFEMYAQVPPPPTPFLETIPRLDIPNFYYTLEDEVFAAAAAEGFTWSVHRPHTLIGYSRSNVMNMGMTLGAYAAFCRETGRPFAFPGNAQQWNGLTDVTDARLLASHLEWAATSPEAKNQALHIVNGDVFRWSALWGRLAEWFGLESVPFTGQVNRLADQMKGAEATWNQIARRHGLVEPDLARLASFWHTDGDLNRPFECITDMSKSRRLGFADYQTSEQSFLDLFARMHTDRLIP
- a CDS encoding helix-turn-helix domain-containing protein: MTNQIAAAKSKCPLTDLVDIIGGRWKVLALWRLIDGCKRFTELRRAMPGVTQKMLTQQLRQLEEDGLVTRKIYPQVPPKVEYRLTKTGEELCTLLVTLADWATLHMPALEAGKVTKKRMTETQEVIV